From a region of the Thermomicrobium roseum DSM 5159 genome:
- a CDS encoding heat shock protein transcriptional repressor HspR encodes MRRSEPLYVISVAARLLELHPQTLRKYEREGFVTPSRTRGNLRLYSAEDLERLRQVKYLVEERGVNLAGVQLALALTEQLQRLRERCLAISEQYDRVFDSVVAEIDSMLQLLGSTPES; translated from the coding sequence ATGCGCCGATCCGAGCCGCTTTACGTGATCAGCGTTGCTGCGCGGTTGCTCGAGCTGCACCCGCAGACGCTGCGGAAGTACGAGCGCGAGGGCTTCGTGACTCCATCGCGGACACGTGGCAACCTGCGGCTCTATTCAGCCGAGGATCTCGAACGGCTGCGGCAGGTCAAGTACCTGGTAGAGGAACGAGGTGTCAATCTGGCTGGAGTGCAGCTCGCGCTTGCGCTCACTGAGCAGCTCCAGCGACTGCGGGAGCGGTGCCTGGCGATTTCGGAACAGTATGACCGGGTTTTCGATTCGGTGGTCGCCGAAATCGACAGCATGTTGCAGCTGCTCGGTTCCACCCCGGAGTCGTGA
- the clpB gene encoding ATP-dependent chaperone ClpB translates to MGRPQFTEKAQEALVTAQRTAAERQNSQLDVEHLLYALVTQHDGVVPQVLLRLQLDPRRVAQELERVLETLPRLQYAAEPTISPVLRRVLERAQSEAQSFGDQYISTEHLLLAALDAAPRSPAVQALARLGVQRERVLEALSQIRGAQRVTSPNPESTYQALERYGRDLTALARQGKLDPVIGRDDEIRRVIQVLLRRTKNNPVLIGEPGVGKTAIVEGLAQRIVRGDVPEGLRDKRIVQLDLAAMLAGAKYRGEFEERLKAVLDEIRASEGEIIVFIDEVHTVVGAGAAEGAMDAANMLKPMLARGELHAIGATTLDEYRKHIEKDPALERRFQPVFVDEPSVEDTISILRGLRERYELHHKVRILDSALVAAAVLSHRYITNRFLPDKAIDLVDEAAARLRMEITSMPAELDELTRRITQLEIEREALRKERDEASRQRLAELERELANLREQEQVLRSQWEQERQALERINALKEQIEQTRIEIEQALRAADYTRASELQYGRLVELERQLREEERRLADVQRQGRLLKEEVDADDIAEIVSKWTGIPVAKLMEGEMEKLVHMEERLHERVVGQDEAVRAVSNAIRRARAGLQDPNRPLGSFIFLGPTGVGKTELARALAEFLFDDERAMVRIDMSEYQERHTVSRLIGAPPGYVGYEEGGQLTEAVRRRPYSVVLFDEIEKAHPEVFNVLLQVLDDGRLTDGQGRTVDFRNTVIIMTSNLGSEYIQALLPHREEEAYERVMQAVRAHFRPEFLNRIDEIIMFRPLTREQLSQIVDIQLRQVRQRLKQRNITLQVTLRAKEWLAERGYDPVYGARPLKRVIQRELLDPLANMLLRGEVRDGETVLVDVDEHGNLSIRSMLAEAEVVA, encoded by the coding sequence ATGGGACGACCGCAATTCACCGAAAAGGCTCAAGAGGCATTGGTGACAGCGCAGCGGACGGCCGCTGAGCGGCAAAACAGTCAGCTCGATGTCGAACATCTCCTGTATGCGCTGGTGACCCAGCATGATGGTGTCGTACCGCAGGTCTTGTTGCGCCTGCAGCTCGACCCGCGCCGCGTTGCGCAGGAGCTCGAACGGGTTTTGGAAACGTTGCCGCGCCTGCAATACGCCGCTGAGCCGACGATCTCACCGGTGCTGCGGCGTGTCCTGGAGCGTGCCCAAAGCGAAGCCCAGAGTTTCGGTGACCAATACATCAGTACCGAACACTTGTTGCTCGCTGCGCTGGATGCGGCCCCGCGGTCGCCAGCTGTTCAGGCGTTGGCGCGATTGGGCGTCCAGCGTGAGCGGGTGCTGGAAGCTTTGAGCCAGATCCGCGGCGCACAGCGGGTGACGTCTCCCAACCCAGAGTCGACCTACCAGGCGCTGGAACGGTATGGCCGTGACCTCACAGCACTGGCGCGGCAGGGTAAGCTCGACCCGGTTATCGGTCGCGACGATGAGATCCGCCGCGTCATCCAGGTGCTGCTGCGGCGTACCAAGAACAACCCGGTCCTGATCGGTGAACCCGGCGTGGGCAAGACTGCGATCGTGGAAGGGTTGGCCCAGCGGATCGTGCGGGGTGACGTACCAGAGGGATTGCGCGATAAGCGGATCGTCCAGCTCGACCTCGCGGCGATGCTCGCTGGTGCGAAGTACCGAGGCGAGTTCGAGGAGCGCCTGAAGGCAGTGCTCGACGAGATCCGTGCCTCGGAAGGCGAGATCATCGTCTTCATCGACGAGGTCCACACGGTGGTTGGTGCGGGAGCAGCCGAAGGCGCGATGGACGCGGCCAACATGCTGAAGCCGATGCTGGCGCGTGGAGAACTCCACGCGATCGGTGCGACGACGCTCGACGAGTATCGAAAGCATATCGAGAAGGATCCCGCGTTGGAGCGTCGGTTCCAGCCGGTCTTTGTCGATGAGCCGTCGGTCGAGGATACGATCAGCATCCTGCGTGGCTTGCGGGAGCGCTACGAACTTCACCACAAGGTGCGGATCCTCGATTCGGCGCTGGTCGCGGCGGCAGTCCTTTCGCACCGGTACATCACGAACCGGTTTCTGCCGGACAAGGCGATCGACCTCGTGGACGAGGCAGCTGCTCGTCTGCGGATGGAGATCACCAGTATGCCGGCGGAACTGGACGAGCTGACGCGGCGGATCACCCAGCTCGAGATCGAGCGTGAAGCGTTGCGCAAAGAGCGAGACGAAGCATCCCGCCAGCGTTTGGCCGAACTGGAGCGGGAGTTGGCCAATCTGCGCGAGCAGGAGCAGGTCCTCCGCTCGCAGTGGGAGCAAGAGCGCCAGGCGCTGGAGCGGATCAACGCGCTCAAAGAGCAGATCGAGCAGACGCGCATCGAGATCGAACAAGCGCTGCGCGCGGCGGATTACACGCGTGCCTCGGAGCTCCAGTATGGACGGTTGGTCGAGTTGGAGCGGCAGTTGCGCGAGGAGGAGCGGCGACTCGCCGACGTGCAGCGCCAGGGTCGGCTGCTCAAGGAAGAGGTCGATGCCGACGATATCGCGGAGATCGTGAGCAAGTGGACGGGTATTCCGGTCGCCAAGCTGATGGAAGGCGAGATGGAGAAGCTCGTCCATATGGAAGAGCGGTTGCACGAGCGTGTCGTCGGTCAAGACGAGGCGGTGCGGGCCGTCTCCAATGCGATTCGACGGGCGCGGGCTGGTCTACAGGATCCGAACCGTCCGCTCGGAAGCTTCATCTTCCTCGGCCCGACCGGGGTTGGCAAGACGGAGTTGGCGCGGGCTCTCGCCGAGTTCCTGTTCGACGACGAGCGGGCGATGGTACGGATCGACATGTCGGAGTATCAGGAGCGGCACACGGTGTCGCGCTTGATCGGTGCCCCGCCTGGCTATGTGGGCTACGAAGAAGGCGGCCAGTTGACGGAGGCAGTGCGGCGGCGACCGTATTCGGTGGTCCTTTTCGATGAGATCGAAAAGGCTCATCCGGAAGTCTTCAATGTTCTCCTCCAGGTACTGGACGATGGCCGGCTGACCGACGGGCAGGGGCGAACCGTCGATTTCCGAAACACGGTCATCATCATGACCAGCAACCTGGGGTCGGAGTACATTCAGGCGCTGCTCCCGCACCGTGAGGAAGAAGCGTACGAGCGGGTGATGCAGGCGGTGCGAGCACACTTCCGGCCGGAGTTCCTCAACCGGATCGACGAGATCATCATGTTCCGGCCGCTGACGCGCGAGCAGCTCTCGCAGATCGTGGACATCCAGTTGCGGCAGGTGCGTCAGCGCTTGAAGCAGCGCAATATCACGCTGCAGGTCACGCTCCGGGCGAAGGAGTGGCTGGCTGAGCGAGGCTACGATCCGGTCTACGGAGCTCGCCCGCTCAAGCGGGTGATCCAGCGCGAACTCCTGGACCCGTTGGCGAACATGCTCCTGCGCGGTGAGGTGCGGGACGGCGAAACGGTACTGGTCGACGTGGACGAGCACGGCAACTTGAGCATCCGCTCCATGTTGGCTGAAGCGGAGGTCGTCGCTTGA
- a CDS encoding DUF4349 domain-containing protein → MRLRAAFEWLLAAFVGLVALFLGIQGLSRSRWRLDTGQHFRRTGEPEDEDDDRAFARAPFLSESSRERLLYFLPAERPLEPREAPEMLEHTRAIRYEARVRLLVTDVDAVAVRIQEFAASVGGYTIDADVSSGTCSPSGRITVAVPAAQLSAFLDQLASFPGVRAVEERSLRGQDVTGEVIDVEARLRAARTAEQRYLSLVERAERVQDVLRVEEELRRIRAEIERLESQQRFLQERVSFAVVTVALRSARSLGQRVESAFRAGWDRGIGVMVDLANLGGRLAALGSVIVPAGVVLVAFLRWFVSRLVMERQGVSSDRISEQPRD, encoded by the coding sequence ATGCGGTTGCGCGCGGCCTTCGAATGGCTATTGGCGGCGTTTGTCGGACTCGTCGCTCTCTTTCTCGGGATCCAGGGACTCAGTCGCAGCAGGTGGCGGCTCGATACTGGTCAGCACTTTCGCCGGACAGGGGAGCCGGAGGACGAGGACGACGATCGCGCGTTCGCACGCGCGCCTTTCCTCAGTGAGTCGTCTAGAGAGCGTTTACTGTATTTCTTGCCAGCTGAGCGTCCCCTCGAACCGCGTGAAGCGCCTGAGATGCTGGAGCACACGCGCGCTATCCGGTACGAGGCGAGAGTGCGACTTCTGGTGACCGATGTCGATGCCGTCGCGGTGCGGATTCAGGAGTTCGCGGCGAGTGTGGGCGGCTACACGATCGATGCTGACGTGTCGTCAGGAACCTGTTCTCCATCAGGTCGGATAACAGTCGCTGTTCCAGCAGCGCAGCTGTCTGCCTTTCTCGACCAGCTGGCGTCGTTCCCTGGTGTTCGCGCTGTCGAGGAACGTTCGCTGCGCGGGCAAGATGTGACCGGGGAGGTCATCGACGTCGAGGCGCGTCTGCGGGCGGCGCGTACGGCAGAACAGCGGTATCTCTCGCTCGTCGAGCGAGCGGAACGCGTCCAGGATGTTCTGCGGGTAGAGGAAGAACTCCGGCGGATTCGCGCCGAAATCGAGCGGTTGGAGAGTCAGCAGCGTTTTCTGCAGGAACGCGTCAGTTTTGCAGTCGTCACCGTCGCATTACGGAGCGCTCGTTCACTCGGGCAGCGCGTGGAGAGTGCCTTCCGTGCTGGCTGGGATCGGGGTATCGGGGTAATGGTCGATCTCGCCAACTTGGGTGGCCGTCTCGCCGCTCTCGGCAGTGTGATCGTTCCGGCCGGCGTCGTTCTCGTCGCATTCTTGCGGTGGTTCGTGAGTCGTCTGGTGATGGAGCGGCAGGGAGTGTCGAGCGATCGGATCAGCGAGCAGCCACGCGATTGA
- a CDS encoding DUF362 domain-containing protein, translated as MADFPGKGKVAVLRTTPETVLADIGRAMLMAGYREALPRDRETILKINITWDTWYPGCSTTPWQLEGVIRRLKADGYGHLIAAHNRTVVVDAYKGERNNKHKYVVDKYGVENVHLYEPHVEWVPYEPKSELLVLHKIFPEGIRIPKLFIGRNIIHLPTVKTHVFTTITGAMKNAFGGLLNERRHWTHAVIHETLVDLLTIQQEIHPGIFAVMDGTFAGDGPGPRAMRPHEKDIILASADQVAIDAISAKLQGFDPLSIPFIRIAHERGLGIGDPRKIEVIGEDISNESWGFVAGDTFASRGQKLIYHGPLKPLENLLLRSPLVPWSYVASNVYHNVYWYPVHGRRRVKEALQTKWGQLFLSYDDGKVVLPGPDPLGTAIVVGGLAALVAGTISVARWLRRDH; from the coding sequence ATGGCTGACTTTCCTGGTAAGGGCAAGGTCGCAGTCCTACGCACGACACCAGAGACCGTCCTCGCCGACATCGGGCGAGCGATGCTCATGGCCGGTTACCGCGAGGCACTCCCGCGCGATCGCGAGACGATTCTCAAGATCAACATCACCTGGGATACCTGGTATCCCGGCTGCTCGACGACCCCGTGGCAACTCGAGGGCGTTATCCGTCGCTTGAAAGCCGACGGGTACGGGCATCTCATTGCCGCCCACAACCGAACGGTCGTCGTCGATGCCTACAAGGGCGAGCGGAACAACAAGCACAAGTACGTCGTCGACAAGTACGGCGTCGAAAACGTTCACCTCTACGAGCCACACGTCGAGTGGGTACCCTATGAACCGAAGAGTGAACTCCTCGTCCTGCACAAGATCTTCCCGGAAGGCATCCGTATTCCCAAGCTCTTCATCGGTCGAAACATCATTCATCTTCCGACCGTGAAGACGCACGTCTTCACCACGATCACCGGCGCAATGAAGAACGCGTTCGGTGGACTCCTCAACGAGCGGCGACATTGGACACACGCTGTCATTCACGAGACACTCGTCGATCTCCTGACGATCCAACAAGAGATCCACCCTGGCATCTTCGCGGTGATGGACGGAACCTTCGCGGGGGACGGCCCAGGACCCCGTGCCATGCGTCCTCATGAGAAGGACATCATTCTGGCTAGTGCTGACCAAGTCGCTATCGACGCCATCAGTGCCAAGTTGCAGGGATTCGATCCGCTCTCCATACCGTTCATTCGCATCGCACACGAACGAGGGTTGGGGATCGGTGATCCGCGCAAGATCGAAGTCATCGGTGAGGACATTTCCAACGAATCATGGGGATTCGTCGCAGGAGACACATTCGCGAGCCGCGGCCAGAAGCTGATTTACCACGGCCCACTCAAACCGCTGGAAAATCTCCTCTTGCGCTCGCCGCTCGTCCCCTGGTCGTATGTCGCTTCCAATGTCTATCACAACGTCTATTGGTACCCAGTGCACGGACGCCGGCGTGTCAAAGAGGCGCTTCAGACGAAATGGGGACAACTCTTCCTGAGTTACGACGACGGGAAAGTCGTCCTCCCCGGGCCTGACCCACTCGGTACAGCCATTGTCGTCGGTGGACTCGCCGCGCTCGTTGCCGGCACGATCAGCGTCGCACGGTGGTTGCGCCGGGACCACTGA
- a CDS encoding pseudouridine synthase translates to MSVTMTEQRLQRVLAAHGVASRRKAEELILAGRVTVDGVVVRELGRKVDPERQEICVDGKPLHSEPRRYIVLHKPVGYITTTADEYGRKTVLDLVQVPERVVPVGRLDRDSSGLLLLTNDGDLIYRITHPRYELEKEYEVLVDGFPPPEVEEALRRGVPVDGRPVRIRRLEAIRVEPQGTVYRVVIHEGRNRIIRRVFERVGYPVLRLQRVRVGPLRLGDLPPGRWRDLTASEVAALRRAVGLPEFPEGAVGRERKARGGRGMPARRGDRRPSGVRKEHRRR, encoded by the coding sequence GTGAGCGTGACGATGACCGAGCAGCGACTGCAGCGTGTTCTTGCCGCGCACGGTGTCGCATCGCGGCGGAAAGCCGAAGAGCTGATTCTGGCGGGTCGGGTGACCGTCGATGGCGTCGTCGTGCGCGAACTCGGGCGCAAGGTCGATCCAGAGCGCCAGGAAATCTGTGTCGACGGAAAGCCGCTCCACTCGGAGCCTCGGCGATACATCGTGCTGCACAAACCGGTGGGTTACATCACGACGACTGCCGATGAATACGGACGTAAGACGGTGCTCGATCTCGTCCAGGTTCCTGAGCGTGTCGTACCCGTTGGACGACTGGATCGAGATTCCTCGGGTCTCCTCCTCCTCACCAATGACGGCGATCTGATCTACCGGATCACGCATCCGCGCTACGAGCTGGAAAAGGAGTACGAGGTTCTCGTCGATGGCTTTCCTCCACCTGAAGTCGAGGAAGCCTTGCGTCGCGGCGTGCCGGTCGATGGACGTCCGGTACGGATTCGACGATTAGAGGCGATTCGGGTCGAGCCGCAGGGCACCGTGTATCGCGTCGTGATACACGAGGGACGCAACCGCATCATCCGTCGTGTCTTCGAGCGTGTCGGCTATCCGGTGCTTCGCTTGCAGCGCGTTCGCGTCGGGCCGTTACGACTCGGTGATCTTCCGCCCGGACGATGGCGCGACCTCACAGCCAGCGAGGTAGCGGCCTTGCGCCGAGCGGTCGGCTTACCGGAGTTTCCCGAGGGAGCGGTGGGAAGGGAACGGAAGGCGCGTGGTGGCAGGGGCATGCCAGCTCGTCGTGGCGATCGACGGCCCAGCGGGGTCAGGAAAGAGCACCGTCGGCGCTGA
- a CDS encoding D-alanyl-D-alanine carboxypeptidase family protein: MASVLMLALLGTTTRAVAVVPEVSSRPAPSSAYQPAERPTLTARASFAVDITAGVELWAQEADRPLPPASTTKLMTALVVRRWLRPDESITIRSDDLVDPAVYANAGFQPGDRVTVTDLLAAMLIASAGDAALALARVAGERIDPEHDVPRTAFIDAMNQEAARLGLRHSWFATPDGRDVPGQTVSARDLAIIAAAVLSDPLLAELVATRTREIEIAGPQSRRITVVNTNQFLTEPDALGVKTGTSVAAGQCLVAAVRRGNDIVVLVLLSSRDRYADARALLTYLDRQYRWFTLDGRSFAELARLAREGIVPALVPTVVVANETADQVRVIIDRQHSSADVVGTVRLRIGTSDLFIVPLLRVER, from the coding sequence ATGGCCTCGGTGCTCATGCTCGCTCTTCTCGGGACGACAACGCGAGCGGTGGCTGTCGTCCCGGAGGTGTCCAGCCGCCCCGCGCCGTCATCGGCCTACCAGCCTGCCGAGCGCCCCACGCTCACTGCCCGGGCGAGCTTTGCGGTCGATATCACGGCCGGGGTGGAACTCTGGGCGCAAGAAGCTGATCGCCCTCTGCCGCCAGCGAGTACGACCAAACTGATGACTGCTTTGGTCGTCCGGCGCTGGCTCCGGCCGGACGAGTCGATCACGATTCGGTCCGATGACCTCGTCGATCCGGCCGTCTATGCCAATGCTGGCTTCCAGCCTGGTGATCGCGTAACGGTGACCGATCTCCTGGCCGCCATGCTGATCGCCTCGGCCGGTGATGCGGCACTCGCCCTCGCTCGGGTCGCTGGGGAGCGGATCGATCCGGAACATGACGTGCCGCGGACTGCCTTCATCGACGCGATGAACCAAGAAGCCGCGCGTCTCGGCTTGCGGCATTCGTGGTTCGCAACGCCGGATGGGCGTGACGTGCCCGGTCAGACCGTCTCGGCGCGCGATCTCGCGATCATCGCCGCAGCGGTCTTGAGCGACCCGTTGCTCGCCGAGCTCGTTGCGACACGGACGCGCGAGATCGAGATCGCCGGGCCACAGAGTCGCCGGATCACGGTCGTCAACACGAACCAGTTCCTCACCGAGCCCGATGCGCTCGGAGTCAAGACAGGCACCTCAGTGGCTGCGGGACAATGCCTGGTGGCCGCGGTACGACGCGGCAACGACATCGTGGTACTCGTGTTGCTGAGCAGTCGCGACCGTTACGCTGACGCGCGGGCACTGCTGACCTATCTCGACCGGCAGTACCGGTGGTTTACCCTCGATGGCCGATCGTTCGCGGAATTAGCCAGGCTGGCGCGAGAGGGAATCGTTCCGGCTCTCGTGCCGACCGTCGTGGTCGCGAACGAGACAGCTGACCAGGTGCGGGTCATCATCGATCGGCAGCACTCATCAGCCGATGTCGTCGGTACGGTACGATTACGGATCGGAACGAGCGACCTCTTCATCGTGCCGCTCCTGCGTGTGGAGCGGTGA
- a CDS encoding lysophospholipid acyltransferase family protein has protein sequence MDRIPPEWRLSRRRKIKTWIFLTARVFVVPLLRLLIRFRIEGLEHVPRVGPALVAANHLHNADPVLIIAAFPRPVLFMAKRELFGVPVIRWFVRQSGAFPVDRGRPDRQALRHAERLLHEGMLVGIFPEGTRSVTGTLQPPHPGVGLLIRRNPSVPVLPVAIWGTEVLPFNGAKGRRPLRGWPRVTVRIGPPVTIALQAPEGRERSPEELADEVMLAIARLLPDQYRGVYRERLVREPSSLVGVPTGDPGRVG, from the coding sequence ATGGATCGGATTCCGCCGGAGTGGCGCCTCTCGCGGCGCCGTAAGATCAAGACATGGATCTTCTTGACGGCGCGCGTTTTCGTCGTGCCGCTTCTGCGTCTCCTCATCCGTTTTCGGATCGAGGGGTTGGAACACGTGCCACGTGTCGGGCCGGCGCTCGTCGCGGCGAATCATCTGCACAATGCCGATCCGGTCTTGATCATCGCCGCGTTTCCCCGCCCGGTCCTCTTCATGGCCAAGCGGGAACTCTTCGGTGTCCCGGTCATACGCTGGTTCGTGCGGCAATCCGGCGCGTTTCCGGTCGATCGCGGACGGCCGGATCGCCAGGCGTTGCGGCATGCTGAACGCCTCCTGCATGAGGGGATGCTGGTCGGGATTTTTCCCGAGGGGACGAGGAGCGTGACTGGTACACTGCAGCCACCGCATCCCGGGGTAGGGTTGTTGATCCGGCGCAATCCGTCCGTACCGGTTCTCCCCGTGGCGATCTGGGGAACCGAGGTCCTGCCTTTCAATGGTGCCAAGGGGCGGCGACCGCTGCGCGGCTGGCCACGCGTGACCGTACGGATCGGTCCTCCAGTGACCATCGCCTTGCAGGCGCCTGAGGGCCGCGAGCGATCGCCCGAGGAGCTGGCTGACGAAGTGATGCTCGCGATCGCGCGTCTTCTCCCCGACCAGTATCGCGGTGTCTATCGTGAGCGGTTGGTGCGTGAGCCGTCGAGTCTGGTGGGCGTGCCGACCGGGGACCCTGGTCGAGTCGGGTGA
- a CDS encoding D-alanyl-D-alanine carboxypeptidase family protein, translating into MARVWFCLAVILSGWFAAPAGAVQAETETPSIVAAAAIAIEAESGRVLYAKEPDAPRAPASLTKLATALTAVELAPRDTVLTVQAQDLVGESSMGLRPGEQITLEAALYGLLLASGNDAAMTIARNLSGLPGDTPEAAVNRFVKQMNLLAQRLGLERTTFRNPHGLDQEGHVTTARDLALLTRAVLQRPELRRILQTPSYDDGVHAVQTTNRLLGRYPGLIGGKTGITEAAGYSLIEAAERDGTTVIVVVLGSTRDAWYADAVQLLDYAFAQLAPAPAAGLAGSAAEASARDISASRPIGDAAMTVGGPRALILEAPTPLPASNELWFWPASAVTTAVAAGVLASGFPAIMAVVIARRRAGRRATLDRGQRRGRRPGPHSVRPARVRTDRRRSAVLPARDEGTQDASGRIVPFDPAVHVAQRAVRAARRGDIAVAEHEFLHALRLNPNFDLTRAPEFWTLSPAGVIAAAQAYRRVGRLRDARTLLTVARLSFGDLPAIRTALAELSAATNSPQLVIGRFSQRFET; encoded by the coding sequence TTGGCCAGGGTATGGTTTTGTCTTGCGGTCATCCTGAGTGGGTGGTTCGCCGCTCCAGCGGGCGCGGTGCAGGCCGAAACTGAAACGCCCTCGATCGTTGCCGCAGCGGCGATCGCGATCGAGGCCGAAAGCGGGCGCGTGCTCTATGCGAAAGAGCCGGACGCTCCGCGCGCCCCGGCGAGCCTGACCAAGTTGGCGACCGCGCTGACTGCTGTCGAGTTAGCGCCCCGCGACACGGTTTTGACAGTACAGGCACAGGACCTAGTGGGCGAATCATCGATGGGACTCCGTCCTGGCGAGCAGATTACGCTCGAGGCGGCACTCTACGGGCTGCTCCTGGCCTCGGGCAACGATGCCGCGATGACGATCGCTCGGAACCTGAGCGGACTGCCAGGGGACACACCGGAAGCTGCAGTCAACCGCTTCGTCAAACAGATGAACCTCTTGGCACAGCGCCTCGGATTGGAACGGACCACCTTCCGCAATCCGCACGGACTCGATCAGGAAGGACATGTGACGACAGCACGCGACCTCGCGCTCCTCACCCGTGCGGTTCTGCAGCGCCCGGAACTTCGCCGGATACTGCAAACCCCCTCCTATGACGATGGGGTACACGCAGTCCAAACGACCAACCGCCTGCTCGGTCGCTATCCGGGTTTGATCGGTGGCAAAACGGGGATTACCGAGGCGGCCGGGTACTCGCTCATCGAGGCGGCCGAACGGGACGGCACGACGGTGATCGTCGTCGTGCTGGGGAGTACGCGGGATGCCTGGTACGCTGATGCTGTCCAGCTCCTGGACTATGCATTCGCTCAGCTGGCGCCCGCTCCAGCGGCTGGGTTGGCGGGCTCTGCCGCTGAGGCGAGCGCGAGAGACATCTCGGCTAGTCGACCCATTGGAGACGCTGCGATGACCGTCGGGGGGCCGCGAGCCCTGATCCTCGAGGCTCCTACTCCGCTGCCCGCATCGAACGAGCTGTGGTTCTGGCCAGCTTCGGCAGTGACGACCGCTGTTGCGGCAGGTGTACTCGCCAGTGGGTTTCCGGCGATCATGGCCGTGGTCATCGCACGTCGTCGCGCCGGTCGGCGCGCCACGCTCGATCGTGGACAGCGACGTGGGAGGCGCCCTGGCCCGCACAGTGTCCGACCAGCGAGAGTGAGAACCGATCGGCGCCGCTCGGCCGTTTTACCGGCACGAGACGAAGGGACGCAAGACGCAAGCGGACGGATCGTTCCGTTCGATCCAGCAGTACACGTGGCACAACGGGCGGTGCGTGCAGCTCGTCGGGGGGATATCGCTGTGGCAGAGCATGAATTTTTGCACGCCTTGCGTCTGAATCCGAACTTCGATCTCACGCGTGCTCCGGAATTCTGGACACTGTCACCAGCTGGTGTCATCGCTGCTGCCCAGGCGTACCGACGCGTCGGTCGTCTGCGCGATGCGCGGACACTGTTGACGGTGGCGCGGCTCAGCTTCGGTGATCTACCAGCGATTCGCACCGCTCTTGCCGAACTCTCTGCGGCGACCAACTCGCCCCAGCTCGTCATCGGCCGGTTCTCGCAGCGCTTCGAGACTTGA
- the cmk gene encoding (d)CMP kinase: MVAGACQLVVAIDGPAGSGKSTVGAEVAKRLGALYFDTGVVYRVLALLALERGIAPDDAERLAQLAQNLSIRVGPPSIQDGRLYDVWLDGRDVTWAIRTPEIDRLASLVSAHPPVRRALLRLQRELARNGRVVIAGRDIGTVVMPEAPVKIWLHASLEERARRRQRDLARRGIVRSLEEIVAELADRDRRDATRAIAPMRPAEDAVIIDTDDRTIEEVVETVLAVVRERCECANHGSDSAGVAPLAAP, translated from the coding sequence GTGGTGGCAGGGGCATGCCAGCTCGTCGTGGCGATCGACGGCCCAGCGGGGTCAGGAAAGAGCACCGTCGGCGCTGAAGTCGCCAAACGACTCGGTGCACTGTACTTCGATACTGGGGTTGTCTATCGGGTGCTCGCCTTGCTGGCGCTGGAGCGGGGAATCGCACCGGACGATGCAGAACGATTGGCGCAACTGGCGCAGAACCTGTCGATTCGGGTCGGTCCACCTTCGATCCAGGACGGGCGGCTCTATGACGTCTGGCTGGACGGTCGCGATGTGACCTGGGCGATCCGAACCCCAGAGATCGATCGGCTCGCTTCCCTGGTTTCGGCCCATCCGCCGGTCCGGCGGGCTCTCCTCCGCTTGCAGCGGGAGCTAGCGCGCAACGGGCGCGTCGTCATCGCTGGCCGGGATATCGGCACCGTGGTCATGCCGGAAGCCCCGGTGAAGATTTGGTTGCACGCATCGCTGGAAGAGCGGGCGCGACGGCGACAACGTGACTTGGCGCGACGGGGAATCGTGCGCTCGCTGGAGGAGATCGTCGCGGAATTGGCTGACCGTGATCGCCGGGATGCGACGCGAGCTATTGCCCCGATGCGTCCGGCTGAGGATGCGGTTATCATCGATACGGATGATCGTACCATCGAAGAGGTCGTCGAAACGGTGCTCGCGGTCGTCCGCGAGCGATGCGAGTGTGCGAACCATGGATCGGATTCCGCCGGAGTGGCGCCTCTCGCGGCGCCGTAA
- a CDS encoding DUF2905 domain-containing protein — protein sequence MESLQAFGRLLIVMGLLLAILGVLLVLAGRIPFIGRLPGDIVYQRGNFTLYIPLMSMLILSLLLTILLNLLFRR from the coding sequence ATGGAGTCGCTGCAGGCCTTTGGTCGCCTGCTGATCGTGATGGGACTCCTTTTGGCCATCCTGGGGGTGCTGCTCGTCCTCGCTGGTCGGATCCCCTTCATCGGTCGTCTCCCCGGGGATATCGTCTACCAGCGCGGGAACTTCACCCTCTACATCCCGTTGATGTCGATGTTGATCCTGAGCTTGCTCTTGACGATTCTCCTCAACCTTCTGTTCCGCCGCTGA